One segment of Hydrogenothermus marinus DNA contains the following:
- the ftsH gene encoding ATP-dependent zinc metalloprotease FtsH, whose translation MQLSKSLLIWFLIGALMILAFNMLGSQQMASNKISFTEFIHQIQENKIKEATVKGTEIIATTTEGKKIETAVPEGYSKIYDILTENGVKVNVIPSESHSWIMTLLISWLPIILFIGLWIFMMRQMSGGANRAFSFAKSKAKVYMEEKPNVKLDDVAGMDEVKEEVKEIIDFLKDPQRFQRLGGRAPKGILFYGDPGVGKTLLAKAIAGEADVPFISISGSDFVEMFVGVGAARVRDLFETAKKHAPCLVFIDEIDAVGRARSGVGFGGGHDEREQTLNQLLVELDGFDSNEGIIVIAATNRPDILDPALLRPGRFDRQISVPKPDVKGRYEILKVHVKKKKIPLADDVDLMVIARGTPGFSGADLANVVNEAALLAARRRKEKVTMKEFEDAMDRIMMGLERKGMAITEKEKEKIAYHEVGHAIVSVMLKEADPLHKVSIIPRGMALGVTVNLPEEDRHLYSKKDLMARILQLFGGRAAEEVFYGKDGITTGAENDLMRATELAYRMVASWGMYDEIGPIHVSTTRNNPFMPSQSPEISEETARKIDEQVNKILRESYEKAKNIIESYKDAVIAIVELLLDKETITCEEFFAILEEYGVPALNKCRKKEVNVISDSSAPDVPPGTLPA comes from the coding sequence TTGCAATTGTCAAAAAGTTTATTGATTTGGTTTTTAATAGGAGCATTAATGATACTTGCCTTTAATATGCTTGGTTCACAGCAGATGGCAAGTAATAAAATATCATTTACTGAGTTTATACATCAAATTCAGGAAAATAAAATTAAAGAAGCAACAGTAAAAGGAACAGAAATAATAGCAACAACTACTGAAGGTAAGAAGATAGAAACTGCAGTACCAGAAGGATATTCAAAAATTTATGATATTCTTACTGAAAATGGTGTAAAAGTTAATGTTATTCCTTCTGAAAGTCATAGCTGGATAATGACTCTTTTAATATCTTGGCTTCCAATTATTCTTTTCATAGGACTTTGGATATTTATGATGAGACAGATGTCAGGAGGAGCTAATAGGGCATTCTCATTTGCAAAAAGTAAAGCAAAAGTCTATATGGAAGAAAAGCCTAATGTAAAACTTGATGATGTTGCAGGAATGGATGAGGTTAAAGAAGAAGTAAAAGAGATTATAGATTTCTTAAAAGACCCTCAAAGATTTCAAAGACTTGGCGGTAGAGCTCCAAAAGGAATTTTATTTTATGGAGATCCAGGAGTTGGTAAAACATTACTTGCAAAAGCAATAGCAGGTGAAGCGGATGTACCATTTATTTCTATATCTGGTTCTGACTTTGTGGAAATGTTTGTTGGTGTTGGTGCTGCAAGAGTAAGAGATTTATTTGAAACGGCAAAAAAGCATGCTCCATGTCTTGTATTCATAGATGAGATAGATGCAGTAGGTAGAGCAAGAAGTGGCGTTGGTTTTGGTGGCGGACATGATGAAAGAGAACAAACATTAAACCAACTTCTTGTTGAGCTTGATGGTTTTGATTCAAATGAAGGAATAATAGTTATAGCTGCTACAAACAGACCAGATATATTAGATCCTGCATTACTCAGACCTGGTAGATTTGATAGACAGATATCTGTTCCAAAACCAGATGTAAAAGGAAGATATGAAATATTAAAAGTTCATGTGAAGAAAAAGAAAATACCTCTTGCAGATGATGTTGATTTAATGGTAATAGCAAGAGGAACACCAGGATTTTCAGGTGCTGACCTTGCAAATGTAGTAAATGAAGCAGCTCTCCTTGCAGCAAGAAGAAGAAAAGAAAAAGTTACAATGAAAGAGTTTGAAGATGCTATGGATAGAATAATGATGGGACTTGAAAGGAAAGGAATGGCAATTACAGAAAAAGAAAAAGAGAAAATTGCTTACCATGAAGTTGGACATGCTATTGTAAGTGTAATGTTAAAAGAAGCAGATCCATTACATAAAGTATCTATTATTCCAAGAGGAATGGCTCTTGGTGTAACTGTAAATCTTCCGGAAGAAGATAGACATCTTTATTCTAAGAAAGATTTAATGGCAAGAATATTACAGCTTTTTGGTGGAAGAGCTGCAGAAGAAGTATTTTATGGTAAAGATGGAATTACAACAGGAGCAGAAAATGATTTAATGAGAGCAACAGAACTTGCATATAGAATGGTAGCATCTTGGGGAATGTATGATGAGATAGGACCTATCCATGTATCAACAACAAGAAATAATCCATTTATGCCTTCCCAATCTCCTGAAATAAGTGAAGAAACTGCAAGAAAGATAGATGAGCAAGTAAATAAGATATTAAGAGAATCTTATGAAAAAGCTAAAAATATAATTGAAAGTTATAAAGATGCAGTAATAGCAATTGTAGAGCTTTTACTTGATAAAGAAACTATTACTTGTGAAGAGTTTTTTGCAATACTTGAAGAGTATGGAGTACCTGCTTTAAATAAATGTAGAAAAAAAGAAGTTAATGTAATTTCAGATTCTTCAGCTCCTGATGTACCACCGGGAACATTACCTGCTTAA
- a CDS encoding TatD family hydrolase, translating into MIDTHCHLDMLKTEEDLKESVEKLDFLLTIGCDKEEIKKAVELANKYENVYASIGFHPYDIKDITDKDLEELKDTIQKEKKVIAVGEFGLDYYRDYTPKDKQKYFFERQIEIAKQLNLPIIIHSREAPRDTEKILEKYAPYPASGIIHCFGGDMQMMEKCVDMGFYISFAGNITYPKAENLREIAKKVPLNRLLLETDSPFLAPQKKRGKPNKPSYIYYTRDFVANLLGLTPEELEKITDQNAKNVLKLS; encoded by the coding sequence ATGATAGATACCCATTGCCATCTTGATATGTTAAAAACTGAAGAAGATTTAAAAGAAAGTGTAGAAAAATTAGACTTCCTTTTAACTATTGGTTGTGATAAAGAAGAGATTAAAAAAGCAGTTGAACTTGCAAATAAATATGAAAATGTATATGCATCAATAGGTTTTCATCCTTATGATATTAAGGATATTACAGATAAAGATTTAGAAGAGCTAAAAGATACCATACAAAAAGAAAAAAAAGTAATAGCAGTTGGTGAGTTTGGTTTAGATTATTATAGAGATTATACTCCTAAGGATAAACAGAAATACTTTTTTGAAAGACAGATAGAAATAGCTAAACAGTTAAATCTACCTATTATTATACATTCAAGAGAGGCACCAAGAGATACAGAAAAAATACTTGAAAAATATGCTCCATATCCTGCAAGTGGCATAATCCACTGTTTTGGTGGAGATATGCAAATGATGGAAAAATGTGTAGATATGGGATTTTATATATCTTTTGCAGGAAATATTACATACCCGAAAGCTGAAAATCTTAGAGAAATTGCAAAGAAAGTACCTTTAAATAGATTATTACTTGAAACAGATAGCCCATTTTTAGCACCTCAGAAAAAAAGAGGAAAACCAAATAAACCATCTTATATATACTATACAAGAGATTTTGTAGCAAACCTGTTAGGATTAACACCTGAAGAGCTTGAGAAGATAACAGATCAAAATGCAAAGAATGTTTTAAAGCTATCTTAA
- a CDS encoding NAD(P)/FAD-dependent oxidoreductase: protein MDKYDVIIIGGGPAGLSCAITLGSANDRFDWSKNRKYLVIDSGGSSDLLKAELNNVAGIKKGTVGKDLLEEIKKQALEYENIEIKNERVVKAEESGEGFQVETESGNVYKGDILVIATGFHEFSIEGLNVEVIDNVKSPRPGKVMIKHDGDFKVKDNLWVVGNAAGCFTMYAAAIGSGAHVACNIMSQWAGKNVVIHDVL, encoded by the coding sequence ATGGATAAATATGATGTAATTATAATTGGTGGTGGACCAGCAGGTTTATCATGTGCAATTACCTTAGGTTCTGCAAATGATAGATTTGATTGGTCAAAAAACAGAAAATACTTAGTTATTGATTCTGGTGGAAGTTCAGATTTATTAAAAGCTGAACTTAATAATGTGGCAGGTATAAAAAAAGGAACAGTTGGAAAAGATTTACTTGAAGAAATAAAAAAACAAGCTCTTGAGTATGAAAATATAGAGATTAAAAATGAAAGAGTTGTAAAAGCAGAAGAATCTGGAGAAGGTTTTCAAGTAGAAACAGAAAGTGGAAATGTTTATAAAGGTGATATTTTAGTAATAGCTACAGGTTTCCATGAGTTTTCAATTGAAGGATTAAATGTTGAAGTTATAGACAATGTGAAATCACCAAGGCCTGGAAAAGTAATGATTAAACATGATGGAGATTTTAAAGTTAAAGATAATCTTTGGGTTGTAGGAAATGCCGCAGGATGCTTTACAATGTATGCTGCAGCTATAGGTTCAGGAGCACATGTTGCATGTAATATAATGAGCCAATGGGCTGGAAAAAATGTCGTAATTCATGATGTGCTCTAA
- a CDS encoding class II fructose-bisphosphate aldolase, with protein sequence MPSIANSPAELQQLLEGTISYEEGNVKIEDENKLRDSVIDDLIYTAVFSENEETKEEAKKIIRDVANELGAVASSINDLYRAMARGETRDFTTPAINIRGMTYDVARQIFKVALKHDVGAFIFEIAKSEIGYTFQRPSEYTSAVLAAAIKEGYKGPVFIQGDHFQFNAKNYEKDPEAELNAIKDLTEEAIKAGFYNIDIDPSTLVDYSKSTLKEQQYHNYLNTAKMTKFIREIEPEGITVSIGGEIGHIGGKNSTVEEFEAFMEGYLENIPENMEGISKISVQTGTAHGGIPLPDGTVAKVKLDFNVLRDIGKVAREKYNLGGTVQHGASTLPDELFHKFPNNNCCEIHLATGFQNIMYDLIPEDFRNKIYNWIKENLKNEWKEGWTEEQFIYKTRKKGFGPFKYEWWTLDKEYKDKILEALYNKFEFLFDQLAVFNTKEYTDKYIKLVKLPYQK encoded by the coding sequence ATGCCATCTATTGCAAATTCTCCAGCAGAATTACAGCAGTTATTAGAAGGTACTATATCCTATGAAGAAGGAAATGTAAAAATAGAAGATGAAAATAAATTAAGAGATTCTGTTATAGATGATCTTATTTATACTGCAGTTTTTTCTGAAAATGAAGAGACGAAAGAAGAAGCTAAAAAGATTATAAGAGATGTAGCAAATGAACTTGGAGCAGTTGCCTCTTCAATAAATGATTTATATAGAGCTATGGCAAGAGGAGAAACAAGAGATTTTACAACACCTGCTATAAACATTAGAGGAATGACTTATGATGTTGCAAGACAGATTTTTAAAGTAGCTTTAAAACATGATGTTGGAGCTTTCATATTTGAAATTGCAAAATCAGAGATTGGTTATACATTCCAAAGACCTTCTGAATATACATCTGCAGTATTAGCTGCTGCAATAAAAGAAGGATATAAAGGACCTGTTTTTATTCAAGGGGATCATTTCCAATTTAATGCAAAAAATTATGAAAAAGACCCAGAAGCAGAGCTTAACGCTATAAAAGATTTAACAGAAGAAGCTATAAAAGCTGGATTTTATAATATAGATATAGATCCTTCTACCCTTGTTGATTACTCAAAATCTACATTAAAAGAGCAACAATACCATAATTATTTAAACACTGCAAAAATGACAAAATTTATAAGAGAAATAGAACCAGAAGGAATAACTGTTTCTATTGGTGGAGAGATTGGACATATTGGTGGCAAAAACTCTACAGTAGAAGAGTTTGAAGCATTTATGGAAGGATATTTAGAAAATATTCCTGAAAATATGGAAGGCATTTCTAAAATATCTGTTCAAACAGGAACAGCACATGGTGGTATTCCTTTACCAGATGGAACAGTTGCTAAAGTAAAGCTTGATTTTAATGTTTTAAGAGATATTGGAAAAGTAGCAAGAGAAAAATATAATCTTGGTGGTACTGTTCAACATGGTGCATCTACATTACCAGATGAGTTATTCCATAAATTCCCAAATAATAACTGTTGTGAAATCCACCTTGCTACAGGTTTTCAAAACATAATGTATGATTTAATTCCTGAAGATTTTAGAAATAAGATTTATAACTGGATAAAAGAAAATCTTAAAAATGAATGGAAAGAAGGCTGGACAGAAGAACAGTTTATTTATAAAACAAGAAAAAAAGGATTTGGACCATTTAAATATGAATGGTGGACCTTAGATAAAGAGTATAAAGATAAAATATTAGAAGCCCTTTATAACAAATTTGAGTTTTTATTTGATCAGCTTGCAGTTTTTAATACAAAGGAATATACAGATAAATATATAAAACTTGTAAAACTACCATATCAGAAATAA
- a CDS encoding 6-carboxyhexanoate--CoA ligase, with the protein MSTLENQIKAIKQIYSEIKKAGYNITPIIVGKFALTVYSQGMYPANIISLLFPDLNLLQKVLKNLGFEQIGDFWTKGDLVVEISKKFELIPTGTFNQIEVNGDIINVISLEDLLIDMMNECIAGDEVVCDLIKTLIKSYKQAIDFHKIYQNLKNKQAVIKFREFQKEANL; encoded by the coding sequence ATGTCTACTTTAGAAAATCAGATAAAAGCCATAAAGCAGATATATTCAGAAATAAAAAAAGCAGGTTATAACATTACACCTATTATTGTTGGTAAATTTGCTTTAACTGTTTATTCTCAAGGAATGTATCCAGCCAATATAATCTCTCTTCTTTTTCCTGATTTAAATCTTTTACAAAAAGTTTTAAAAAATCTTGGATTTGAGCAAATAGGAGATTTTTGGACTAAAGGAGATTTAGTAGTAGAAATAAGCAAAAAATTTGAACTTATACCAACAGGAACCTTTAATCAGATAGAAGTTAATGGAGATATTATTAATGTAATATCTTTAGAAGATTTATTAATAGATATGATGAATGAATGTATAGCCGGAGATGAAGTTGTATGTGATTTAATAAAAACCTTAATTAAAAGCTATAAACAAGCTATAGACTTTCACAAAATCTATCAAAACTTAAAAAATAAACAAGCAGTTATAAAATTTAGAGAGTTCCAAAAAGAGGCTAATTTATAA
- the leuC gene encoding 3-isopropylmalate dehydratase large subunit, translating to MGMTLTEKIIAAHAGRKYVEPGELVTVKVDLAIANDITAPLAIKQLEKYGIDKVYDPDKIALVMDHFFPPKDILSAQQIKISRDFAKKMGIKNYFEGQDSGVMHTVLPEKGFIVPGDLVIGADSHTCTYGALGAFSTGVGSTDLAYIWATGETWLKVPETMKFTFYGKPQRWVGGKDFVLTVIGEIGVDGALYRAMEYHGEAIKELDVENRLTITNMAIEAGGKNAIMEADEKVLDWLKGRIKREPVIYKADKDAKYCCEYEFDASKIEPVVAAPNLPSNVKPVTEVAGRPINQVFIGSCTNGRMSDLRIAAQILKGRKVHPDVRCIVIPASDNIYRQAMHEGILEILSDAGCLISTSTCGPCLGGHMGILAEGEVAVSTSNRNFTGRMGHPNSEVYLAGPAVAAASAVLGRIAHPDEVVGTKAEALV from the coding sequence ATGGGTATGACATTAACAGAAAAAATAATAGCAGCTCATGCTGGAAGAAAATATGTAGAACCAGGAGAACTTGTAACAGTTAAAGTAGATTTAGCTATTGCTAATGATATAACAGCACCTCTTGCTATAAAACAACTTGAAAAATATGGAATAGATAAAGTATATGATCCTGATAAAATAGCACTTGTTATGGATCATTTCTTCCCACCAAAAGATATACTTTCTGCACAGCAAATTAAAATATCAAGAGATTTTGCAAAAAAAATGGGAATAAAAAACTATTTTGAAGGTCAAGATAGCGGAGTAATGCATACTGTTTTACCTGAAAAAGGATTTATTGTACCAGGAGATTTAGTAATAGGTGCAGATTCACATACATGTACTTATGGAGCATTAGGAGCTTTTTCAACAGGTGTAGGTTCTACAGATTTAGCATATATTTGGGCTACAGGTGAGACTTGGCTTAAAGTACCAGAAACTATGAAATTTACATTTTATGGAAAACCTCAAAGATGGGTAGGTGGAAAAGATTTTGTTTTAACAGTAATAGGTGAAATAGGTGTTGATGGAGCTTTATATAGAGCAATGGAATACCATGGAGAGGCTATAAAAGAATTAGATGTTGAAAATAGATTAACTATTACAAATATGGCTATTGAAGCAGGTGGAAAAAATGCAATTATGGAAGCAGATGAAAAAGTTTTAGATTGGTTAAAAGGAAGAATAAAGAGAGAGCCTGTAATATATAAAGCAGATAAAGATGCTAAATACTGCTGTGAATATGAGTTTGATGCATCAAAAATAGAGCCAGTTGTAGCAGCTCCAAACTTACCTTCAAATGTAAAACCAGTAACAGAAGTAGCAGGAAGACCAATTAATCAAGTGTTTATTGGTTCTTGTACAAATGGAAGAATGTCAGACTTAAGAATAGCTGCACAAATATTAAAAGGTAGAAAAGTTCATCCAGATGTAAGATGTATTGTAATACCTGCTTCTGACAATATCTATAGACAAGCAATGCATGAAGGAATTTTAGAAATTCTTTCAGATGCAGGATGTTTAATAAGTACTTCTACTTGTGGTCCTTGCCTTGGAGGACATATGGGTATTCTTGCAGAAGGAGAAGTAGCAGTTTCAACTTCAAATAGAAACTTCACAGGAAGAATGGGACATCCAAATTCAGAAGTTTACCTTGCAGGCCCTGCAGTAGCTGCAGCTTCAGCAGTACTTGGAAGAATTGCTCATCCTGATGAAGTTGTAGGTACAAAAGCAGAAGCTTTAGTATAA
- a CDS encoding c-type cytochrome — protein MRLLIIISCLFSLSIAQEKNIGKLLVEKYNCLSCHDFSQKRTGPSFAEIAKKYGTSEKSAEEVAKIIINPPSFMPPFKIPFSQAKAIAEYVLKEGAKAAKEKKKKEYDDSYLDLDSQFH, from the coding sequence ATGAGGCTATTAATAATAATATCGTGCTTATTTTCCTTATCTATTGCTCAAGAAAAAAATATAGGCAAACTTTTAGTTGAAAAGTATAACTGTTTATCTTGTCATGATTTTTCACAAAAGAGAACTGGACCTTCTTTTGCAGAAATAGCGAAAAAATATGGAACATCGGAAAAATCTGCAGAAGAAGTTGCTAAAATAATAATAAATCCTCCTTCTTTTATGCCACCATTTAAAATTCCTTTTTCTCAAGCTAAAGCTATAGCTGAATATGTTCTAAAAGAAGGTGCAAAAGCTGCAAAAGAAAAGAAGAAAAAAGAATATGATGACTCTTATCTTGATTTAGATAGCCAGTTTCATTAA
- a CDS encoding c-type cytochrome has protein sequence MKKLLLSLSGAMVIASGAFAADGSQVFQSKGCGACHQATVDTVGPSLKKIASAYKGKKNELIAFLKGEHPAVVDPAKFAIMQPQLNTTKALPKDQLEALADFILSH, from the coding sequence ATGAAAAAATTATTATTATCATTAAGTGGAGCAATGGTTATTGCTTCTGGAGCATTTGCAGCAGATGGATCTCAAGTTTTCCAATCTAAAGGATGTGGAGCTTGCCATCAAGCTACTGTTGATACTGTAGGGCCATCTTTAAAGAAAATTGCATCTGCTTATAAAGGAAAGAAAAATGAATTAATAGCTTTTTTAAAAGGAGAACATCCAGCTGTTGTAGACCCTGCTAAATTTGCTATTATGCAACCACAATTAAACACAACAAAAGCTTTACCAAAAGATCAGCTTGAAGCATTAGCTGATTTTATCTTAAGCCATTAA
- a CDS encoding GspE/PulE family protein — MEKEKRKYNLLRLLVDFGAVSPETVRENENLLTKDFSSFLVSLIRNNLASENKIKEFFVKKLNLLPFKKEKVESIPVNDILKIFSFPFLRRKYFVPLNADLENLKIAILNPTDREIIQYLKFTGVKNYKMYIATLSEIEELLSQLAPHVSAKDVLEDIELESEVEEEVIKEEEESNELLVKEAEESPIVKASRAFIVNAVRMGASDIHIEPFEKEVRVRYRIDGILRPIKILPISVKDALIARYKIMSNLDISEKRLPQDGRIRIKIDGKPIDLRVSIIPTVYGEKIVMRIQDVESYRNLKLEDLGFEEDDLKLFREAIYSPWGMVLVTGPTGSGKTTTLYTALMERNTKDVNISTAEDPVEVAIKGINQVQVKENIGLTFAEVLRAFLRQDPDIILVGEIRDRETAEIAVKAALTGHLVFSTLHTNDAPSSITRLVDIGVESFLVSTSVNLIVAQRLIRKLCPKCKKPSRFGKEFWLGEGLTEEDIETGEFYDHNPGGCEYCNHTGYKGRTAVHELLKIDEDIKKAVIKGKTAEEIREIAIQKGMKTLYQDGLIKIKKGITDIAEVERVLMK, encoded by the coding sequence ATGGAAAAAGAAAAAAGAAAATATAATCTATTAAGATTATTAGTAGATTTTGGAGCAGTTTCCCCTGAAACTGTGAGAGAGAATGAAAACTTATTAACCAAAGATTTTTCTTCTTTTTTAGTCTCATTGATAAGAAATAATTTAGCTTCAGAGAATAAAATTAAAGAATTTTTTGTAAAAAAATTAAATTTACTACCTTTCAAAAAAGAAAAGGTAGAATCAATTCCTGTCAACGATATTTTAAAAATATTTTCATTCCCATTTTTAAGAAGAAAATATTTTGTTCCTTTAAATGCAGATTTAGAAAACTTAAAAATTGCTATTTTAAATCCAACAGATAGAGAAATTATCCAGTATCTTAAGTTTACAGGTGTAAAAAATTATAAAATGTATATTGCTACTTTATCAGAAATAGAAGAACTTCTATCACAATTAGCTCCTCATGTGTCTGCTAAAGATGTTTTAGAAGATATAGAGCTTGAAAGTGAAGTAGAAGAAGAAGTTATTAAAGAAGAGGAAGAATCTAATGAATTACTGGTTAAAGAAGCAGAAGAATCTCCAATAGTTAAAGCATCAAGAGCATTTATAGTAAATGCAGTACGTATGGGAGCGTCTGATATACATATAGAACCTTTTGAAAAAGAAGTTAGAGTTAGATATAGAATAGATGGTATTTTAAGGCCTATCAAAATTTTACCTATTTCTGTAAAAGATGCTTTAATAGCTAGATATAAAATAATGTCTAATCTTGATATATCAGAGAAAAGACTTCCTCAAGATGGAAGAATTAGAATAAAAATTGATGGTAAACCTATTGATTTAAGGGTTTCTATTATTCCTACTGTGTATGGTGAAAAAATTGTAATGAGAATTCAAGATGTAGAAAGCTATAGAAATCTTAAACTTGAAGATTTAGGGTTTGAGGAAGATGATTTAAAGTTATTTAGAGAAGCAATATATAGCCCTTGGGGAATGGTTTTAGTAACTGGTCCAACAGGTTCTGGTAAAACTACAACCCTTTATACTGCTTTAATGGAAAGAAATACAAAAGATGTTAATATATCTACTGCAGAAGATCCAGTTGAGGTTGCAATAAAAGGTATAAATCAAGTTCAGGTTAAAGAAAATATAGGTTTAACATTTGCTGAAGTTTTAAGAGCATTTTTAAGACAAGACCCAGATATTATACTTGTTGGAGAGATTAGAGATAGAGAAACAGCAGAAATAGCAGTAAAAGCTGCATTAACAGGACACCTTGTTTTTTCTACACTTCACACTAATGATGCACCATCTTCTATTACAAGACTTGTAGATATAGGTGTTGAAAGTTTTTTAGTTTCTACATCTGTAAATCTTATAGTCGCTCAAAGACTTATAAGAAAATTATGTCCTAAATGTAAAAAACCTAGTAGATTTGGTAAAGAGTTTTGGCTTGGAGAAGGATTAACAGAAGAAGATATAGAGACTGGGGAGTTTTATGATCATAATCCTGGAGGATGTGAGTATTGCAATCATACAGGATACAAAGGAAGAACTGCTGTTCATGAACTTTTAAAAATTGACGAAGATATTAAAAAAGCAGTTATAAAAGGAAAAACAGCAGAAGAAATAAGGGAAATAGCAATACAAAAAGGAATGAAAACATTATATCAAGATGGTTTAATAAAAATAAAGAAAGGAATTACTGATATTGCTGAAGTAGAAAGGGTATTAATGAAGTAA
- a CDS encoding type IV pilus twitching motility protein PilT codes for MSLTIDSIAQESVEANASDIHILAGAPPALRVDGKIVYLTQYPVLMPKDTQELIYSIMNEKQRRTFEEKHEVDFSVGIKGIGRFRVNVYAQRGTVAAALRRLPYEIKPMEELGLIPSVKELCHKSMGLVLVTGPTGSGKTTTLASMIDYIDSHFSYHIITIEDPIEYLFPHKKSVVSQREVGNDTYGFSTALKYALREDPDVILVGEMRDLETIKAALTAAETGHLVFGTLHTNTAVQTINRIINVFPEHEQDQIRTELSFVIQGIISQRLLPRIGGGRVLIHEVLIPNTAIRNLIRENKIHQIYGLMQSGQAESGMQTMNQSILKALREGLISVEDAFKASPEPQELERLLKMRGI; via the coding sequence ATGAGTTTAACTATTGATAGTATAGCCCAAGAGTCTGTAGAAGCTAATGCTTCAGATATTCATATATTAGCAGGAGCACCACCTGCATTAAGAGTTGATGGAAAGATTGTTTATCTTACTCAATATCCAGTTTTAATGCCAAAAGATACACAGGAGTTAATATACTCAATAATGAATGAAAAACAAAGAAGAACTTTTGAGGAAAAACATGAAGTTGATTTCTCTGTTGGTATAAAAGGCATAGGAAGATTTAGAGTAAATGTATATGCTCAAAGAGGAACAGTTGCTGCAGCTTTAAGAAGATTACCTTATGAAATAAAACCAATGGAAGAACTTGGGTTAATTCCATCAGTGAAAGAACTTTGCCATAAAAGTATGGGGCTTGTTTTGGTAACAGGTCCAACAGGTTCTGGTAAAACTACAACTTTAGCATCTATGATTGATTATATAGATTCTCATTTCTCTTATCATATTATTACAATAGAAGATCCTATTGAATATCTATTTCCACATAAAAAGTCGGTAGTTTCACAAAGAGAAGTTGGAAATGATACATATGGTTTTTCAACAGCACTAAAATATGCTCTTCGTGAAGATCCAGATGTAATACTTGTTGGAGAAATGAGAGATTTAGAAACTATAAAAGCTGCTTTAACAGCTGCAGAAACTGGTCATTTAGTTTTTGGTACACTTCATACAAATACAGCTGTTCAAACAATAAACCGTATAATAAATGTATTTCCGGAACATGAACAAGATCAAATTAGAACAGAATTAAGTTTTGTTATTCAAGGAATTATTTCTCAGAGATTACTTCCAAGAATTGGTGGTGGTAGAGTATTAATACATGAAGTGTTAATTCCAAATACAGCTATAAGAAACTTAATTAGAGAAAATAAAATTCACCAAATTTATGGATTAATGCAATCGGGACAAGCAGAATCAGGAATGCAAACAATGAATCAATCTATATTAAAAGCTTTACGAGAAGGACTTATTTCTGTTGAAGATGCATTTAAAGCTTCTCCAGAACCTCAAGAACTTGAAAGACTATTGAAAATGAGAGGAATATAA